The following proteins are encoded in a genomic region of Diadema setosum chromosome 10, eeDiaSeto1, whole genome shotgun sequence:
- the LOC140233912 gene encoding adhesion G-protein coupled receptor G6-like, with protein sequence MTVTWCSGWCLAKGYYYAGLHDGEQCQCGCSMLCEEVDAGTWCGVPCSGNSFEFCGGHQALNIYTDEECRVKPCLCPETPLYTFSPDMSNDEKLAVIMQVTAGVVKIIDSLINVDKDELVDAQRENGSSSRTMKTLEDQLCIVNLTSGDGSFKAVRPNVAVQVQKAPLESLAAGMKFVALSTNSSADLAVNDIVVLEDTSQVNETLKSDVENAISIRIEPLESANLSSVDYSASDHFRVVFSVMKPTMFGASSLEEDEESLAESVIPNTHIVSVTIKDTRERNFTTHVRSVFKRLQESGNGTNISDPVCVFWDFNAADGRGNWSNFGCELVSARDDSILICECNHTTNFAVIMNFRRRENSTRVSSGIRVDRVLSYIGCGLSVTSLVLTMIIYGFSPKLRQKQPNQILLSMSASLLFLYLTFFVVATLYEIEYEVDQVTSSWSCILAAALLHYFVLTSLTWMGVEGVNMYLLFVRVINFEIPRFMVKASLIAWGIPALVVITTGAVARRDYVANDVCVLAKRYMIGSLLVPVGIIILMNLVIFIIVIVRLSQTMAAKTANQEKVLREQVRRVQNAVCLFLLMGMTWSFGFLLLIEAFNRVFQIMFITLNSFQGFLIFLLYCLRQPTVRETLRACCVCSSRRFSPSARSQGRISDWGDSHGNVTRDTSTLGMSSRRH encoded by the exons ATGACTGTGACCTGGTGCTCGGGATGGTGCTTGGCAAAAGGCTACTACTACGCAGGTTTACACGACGGCGAACAGTGCCAGTGCGGCTGCTCCATGCTCTGCGAAGAAGTCGACGCTGGGACATGGTGCGGGGTGCCTTGTTCAGGCAACTCGTTTGAATTCTGCGGCGGACACCAGGCCTTGAATATATACACGg ACGAAGAATGCAGGGTCAAGCCGTGCTTATGTCCGGAAACACCTCTGTATACCTTTTCACCCGACATGTCCAACGATGAAAAACTCGCAGTGATAATGCAG GTGACAGCAGGTGTCGTGAAGATCATTGATAGTCTCATAAACGTCGATAAAGACGAACTCGTGGACGCCCAGAGAGAAAATGGTTCTTCCTCTAGAACAATGAAGACGCTCGAAGACCAGCTTTGCATCGTCAATTTGACGAGCGGCGATGGTTCCTTCAAAGCCGTCAGGCCGAATGTAGCGGTTCAG GTACAGAAAGCTCCTCTTGAGTCGTTGGCAGCTGGAATGAAATTTGTGGCTCTGAGCACCAACAGCAGCGCTGACCTCGCCGTCAACGACATCGTTGTCCTTGAAGACACGAGTCAGGTCAACGAGACCTTGAAATCCGATGTTGAGAACGCCATCAGCATTCGCATCGAACCTCTTGAATCCGCCAATCTGTCGTCGGTTGACTATTCTGCGTCCGATCATTTCCGGGTGGTCTTTTCGGTCATGAAGCCTACAATGTTTGGTGCCTCCAGTCTTGAAGAGGACGAGGAATCTCTTGCGGAGTCGGTCATCCCAAACACCCACATTGTTTCAGTCACCATCAAGGATACGAGGGAGAGAAATTTTACTACTCATGTCCGAAGTGTTTTTAAACGACTTCAG GAGAGCGGGAATGGGACAAACATATCAGACCCAGTGTGTGTCTTCTGGGACTTCAATGCGGCCGATGGACGGGGGAATTGGTCCAACTTTGGGTGCGAGCTGGTGTCGGCCAGGGACGACTCGATACTCATCTGCGAATGCAACCACACCACAAACTTCGCCGTTATCATG AATTTCCGTAGGAGGGAGAATTCTACTAGAGTATCCAGCGGAATCAGAGTGGACAGGGTGTTAAGTTACATCGGATGTGGTCTCTCTGTAACAAGCCTGGTTTTGACTATGATCATCTATGGATTTTCCCC AAAATTGCGGCAAAAACAACCAAACCAGATTTTGCTGAGTATGTCCGCTTCACTCCTCTTCCTTTACCTTACCTTCTTCGTCGTCGCGACCCTGTACGAGATCGAATACGAGGTCGACCAGGTCACCTCGTCCTGGTCGTGCATTTTGGCAGCAGCGCTGCTTCACTACTTCGTCCTAACCAGCCTTACCTGGATGGGCGTTGAGGGCGTTAATATGTACCTCCTCTTCGTTCGTGTGATCAATTTCGAAATTCCTCGTTTCATGGTGAAAGCATCTTTGATTGCTTGGG GAATTCCAGCTTTGGTGGTAATCACTACTGGCGCCGTCGCCCGACGCGACTATGTGGCTAATGACGT CTGTGTGTTGGCCAAGCGGTACATGATCGGCAGTTTGCTTGTCCCGGTTGGCATTATCATACTCATGAATCTCGTTATattcatcattgtcatcgtGCGCCTTAGTCAAACCATGGCAGCAAAAACAGCCAACCAAGAGAAAGTCTTACGCGAGCAGGTCCGGCGGGTCCAAAACGCCGTTTGTCTCTTCCTACTCATGGGCATGACCTGGTCCTTCGGATTTCTCCTTCTCATCGAGGCTTTCAACCGCGTCTTCCAAATCATGTTCATCACCCTCAATTCCTTCCAGGGATTCTTGATTTTCCTCCTCTACTGTCTCCGTCAACCTACTGTCAGGGAAACGTTGAGGGCGTGTTGCGTCTGCTCGTCTCGCCGATTTTCCCCGTCGGCCAGAAGCCAGGGACGCATCAGCGATTGGGGTGATTCACACGGCAACGTCACGCGGGATACGAGCACACTGGGCATGTCTTCTCGCCGTCACTAA